A stretch of the Meles meles chromosome 19, mMelMel3.1 paternal haplotype, whole genome shotgun sequence genome encodes the following:
- the LOC123930911 gene encoding zinc finger protein 324A-like isoform X1 — MRACGGWTSGVRGLSLCSGARGHTGVGDRSSAGPSGVPGGVETRDEGASGGPLGAQRGRGRPSRPPNLGFSGFSLGRPAGLWGGGPRHVFSDPRAAGEAASWAPGRLCPRRTGRLYPEPGRPRRPSLSARPQVQALMATAALTDPAQGLMAFEDVAVYFSQEEWELLDAAQKALYCHVMLENFALVASLGLSASRPRVVIQLERGEEPWVLSGTVMTPVRNAPRKPSPGSRHLAYDRVVPAEAELLGSFHDGSPPASTRVLPFTGICERGKSLEGWQGTSPSQEKKPTGVSVIYWEQLLLGPGSGEASVSLRLTSPLRPAEDCLPREKTLVTRPMPGKQLRACGREASGRGFPKIPEFEAGLTSGEGGKNLASHKSHGHPAAQEPPAWDQLGKALHMGPGLLPGEKPFECRACNKVFVKSSDLLKHLRTHTGERPYECAQCGKAFSQTSHLTQHQRIHSGETPYACPACGKAFRHSSSLVRHQRIHTAEKSFRCGECGKTFSHGSNLSQHRKIHAGGRPYACAQCGRRFCRNSHLIQHERTHTGEKPYTCALCGAAFSQGSSLFKHQRVHTGEKPFACAQCGRAFSHSSNLTQHQLLHTGERPFRCSDCGKAFAKGAVLLSHQRIHTGEKPFVCSHCGRAFRERPALFHHQRIHTGEKPVRRPRHGAGLCPQARPSSVVSSDGSLGREVGPTPASGPAAVSKPAEA, encoded by the exons ATGAGGGCTTGCGGGGGCTGGACTTCCGGCGTCCGGGGACTGTCACTTTGCAGCGGGGCGCGGGGCCACACCGGTGTTGGGGACCGGAGCTCGGCGGGCCCGAGTGGGGTTCCAGGAGGCGTGGAGACCCGAGACGAGGGCGCGAGCGGAGGGCCGCTGGGCGCACAGCGTGGTCGCGGGCGGCCGTCGCGCCCCCCGAACCTCGGTTTCTCCGGGTTTAGCCTGGGCCGCCCCGCGGGGCTGTGGGGCGGTGGCCCGCGTCACGTGTTCTCAGACCCCCGGGCGGCAGGGGAGGCAGCGTCCTGGGCTCCGGGGCGTCTGTGCCCTAGACGGACGGGGAGACTGTACCCGGAGCCGGGACGTCCGCGTCGTCCGTCGCTTTCTGCGCGTCCCCAAGTGCAGGCTCTGATGGCTACCGCGGCGCTGACAGACCCGGCGCAG GGCTTGATGGCCTTTGAGGATGTGGCCGTGTACTTCTCCCAGGAGGAGTGGGAGCTCCTGGACGCAGCCCAGAAGGCCTTGTACTGCCACGTGATGCTAGAGAACTTCGCACTTGTGGCCTCACTGG GACTCTCTGCCTCACGACCACGGGTGGTCATTCAGCTTGAGCGTGGCGAGGAGCCGTGGGTTCTCAGTGGGACAGTTATGACACCAGTCAGGAATGCTCCTAGGAAGCCCAGCCCTG GTTCCCGTCATCTGGCATACGACAGGGTTGTTCCAGCAGAAGCAGAGTTGCTGGGGTCCTTCCATGATGGCTCCCCTCCAGCATCTACAAGGGTCCTCCCCTTCACTGGCATCTGCGAGCGTGGGAAGAGCCTGGAGGGCTGGCAGGGTACTTCCCCCTCTCAGGAGAAAAAACCCACAGGGGTGTCTGTAATCTATTGGGAACAGCTCCTGCTAGGTCCTGGCAGTGGGGAGGCCAGTGTCAGTCTGCGCCTGACCTCCCCACTGAGGCCAGCTGAGGACTGCCTACCTCGGGAGAAGACCCTTGTGACCCGCCCCATGCCAGGCAAGCAGCTAAGGGCATGTGGGCGGGAGGCCTCTGGGAGAGGTTTCCCCAAAATTCCAGAATTTGAGGCTGGTCTCAcctctggggaaggaggaaagaatctGGCTAGCCACAAGTCTCATGGACACCCTgctgcccaggagcccccagcCTGGGATCAGCTGGGCAAGGCCCTCCACATGGGCCCTGGCCTCCTCCCTGGGGAGAAGCCCTTCGAATGCAGAGCATGCAACAAGGTGTTTGTGAAGAGCTCCGACTTGCTCAAGCATCTGCGCACGCACACTGGGGAGCGGCCCTATGAGTGTGCACAGTGCGGCAAGGCCTTCAGCCAGACCTCACACCTGACGCAGCACCAGCGCATCCACAGTGGGGAGACGCCATACGCGTGCCCGGCCTGCGGCAAGGCCTTCCGGCACAGCTCCTCGCTGGTGAGGCACCAGCGCATACACACCGCTGAGAAGTCCTTCCGCTGTGGCGAGTGTGGCAAGACCTTCAGCCACGGCTCCAACCTCAGCCAGCACCGCAAGATCCACGCAGGCGGGCGGCCATATGCATGCGCCCAGTGTGGCCGCCGTTTCTGCCGCAACTCACACCTGATTCAGCATGAGCGCACGCACACGGGGGAGAAGCCTTACACCTGTGCCCTTTGTGGGGCCGCCTTCAGCCAGGGTTCTTCTCTCTTCAAGCACCAGCGTGTGCACACGGGTGAGAAGCCCTTCGCCTGTGCACAGTGCGGCCGCGCCTTCAGCCACAGCTCTAACCTCACGCAGCATCAGCTGCTGCACACAGGCGAGCGGCCCTTCCGCTGCAGTGACTGCGGGAAGGCTTTTGCCAAGGGCGCGGTGTTGCTCAGCCACCAACGCATTCACACGGGCGAGAAGCCCTTCGTGTGCTCGCACTGTGGCCGTGCCTTCCGCGAGCGCCCGGCCCTCTTCCACCACCAGAGGatccacacaggagagaaacctgTGCGGAGACCCCGGCATGGGGCAGGCCTCTGCCCCCAGGCCAGGCCTTCTTCGGTGGTCTCATCAGATGGCTCActggggagggaagtggggcccacTCCTGCCTCTGGTCCAGCTGCAGTCTCGAAGCCTGCTGAAGCCTGA
- the LOC123930911 gene encoding zinc finger protein 324A-like isoform X3 has translation MATAALTDPAQGLMAFEDVAVYFSQEEWELLDAAQKALYCHVMLENFALVASLGLSASRPRVVIQLERGEEPWVLSGTVMTPVRNAPRKPSPGSRHLAYDRVVPAEAELLGSFHDGSPPASTRVLPFTGICERGKSLEGWQGTSPSQEKKPTGVSVIYWEQLLLGPGSGEASVSLRLTSPLRPAEDCLPREKTLVTRPMPGKQLRACGREASGRGFPKIPEFEAGLTSGEGGKNLASHKSHGHPAAQEPPAWDQLGKALHMGPGLLPGEKPFECRACNKVFVKSSDLLKHLRTHTGERPYECAQCGKAFSQTSHLTQHQRIHSGETPYACPACGKAFRHSSSLVRHQRIHTAEKSFRCGECGKTFSHGSNLSQHRKIHAGGRPYACAQCGRRFCRNSHLIQHERTHTGEKPYTCALCGAAFSQGSSLFKHQRVHTGEKPFACAQCGRAFSHSSNLTQHQLLHTGERPFRCSDCGKAFAKGAVLLSHQRIHTGEKPFVCSHCGRAFRERPALFHHQRIHTGEKPVRRPRHGAGLCPQARPSSVVSSDGSLGREVGPTPASGPAAVSKPAEA, from the exons ATGGCTACCGCGGCGCTGACAGACCCGGCGCAG GGCTTGATGGCCTTTGAGGATGTGGCCGTGTACTTCTCCCAGGAGGAGTGGGAGCTCCTGGACGCAGCCCAGAAGGCCTTGTACTGCCACGTGATGCTAGAGAACTTCGCACTTGTGGCCTCACTGG GACTCTCTGCCTCACGACCACGGGTGGTCATTCAGCTTGAGCGTGGCGAGGAGCCGTGGGTTCTCAGTGGGACAGTTATGACACCAGTCAGGAATGCTCCTAGGAAGCCCAGCCCTG GTTCCCGTCATCTGGCATACGACAGGGTTGTTCCAGCAGAAGCAGAGTTGCTGGGGTCCTTCCATGATGGCTCCCCTCCAGCATCTACAAGGGTCCTCCCCTTCACTGGCATCTGCGAGCGTGGGAAGAGCCTGGAGGGCTGGCAGGGTACTTCCCCCTCTCAGGAGAAAAAACCCACAGGGGTGTCTGTAATCTATTGGGAACAGCTCCTGCTAGGTCCTGGCAGTGGGGAGGCCAGTGTCAGTCTGCGCCTGACCTCCCCACTGAGGCCAGCTGAGGACTGCCTACCTCGGGAGAAGACCCTTGTGACCCGCCCCATGCCAGGCAAGCAGCTAAGGGCATGTGGGCGGGAGGCCTCTGGGAGAGGTTTCCCCAAAATTCCAGAATTTGAGGCTGGTCTCAcctctggggaaggaggaaagaatctGGCTAGCCACAAGTCTCATGGACACCCTgctgcccaggagcccccagcCTGGGATCAGCTGGGCAAGGCCCTCCACATGGGCCCTGGCCTCCTCCCTGGGGAGAAGCCCTTCGAATGCAGAGCATGCAACAAGGTGTTTGTGAAGAGCTCCGACTTGCTCAAGCATCTGCGCACGCACACTGGGGAGCGGCCCTATGAGTGTGCACAGTGCGGCAAGGCCTTCAGCCAGACCTCACACCTGACGCAGCACCAGCGCATCCACAGTGGGGAGACGCCATACGCGTGCCCGGCCTGCGGCAAGGCCTTCCGGCACAGCTCCTCGCTGGTGAGGCACCAGCGCATACACACCGCTGAGAAGTCCTTCCGCTGTGGCGAGTGTGGCAAGACCTTCAGCCACGGCTCCAACCTCAGCCAGCACCGCAAGATCCACGCAGGCGGGCGGCCATATGCATGCGCCCAGTGTGGCCGCCGTTTCTGCCGCAACTCACACCTGATTCAGCATGAGCGCACGCACACGGGGGAGAAGCCTTACACCTGTGCCCTTTGTGGGGCCGCCTTCAGCCAGGGTTCTTCTCTCTTCAAGCACCAGCGTGTGCACACGGGTGAGAAGCCCTTCGCCTGTGCACAGTGCGGCCGCGCCTTCAGCCACAGCTCTAACCTCACGCAGCATCAGCTGCTGCACACAGGCGAGCGGCCCTTCCGCTGCAGTGACTGCGGGAAGGCTTTTGCCAAGGGCGCGGTGTTGCTCAGCCACCAACGCATTCACACGGGCGAGAAGCCCTTCGTGTGCTCGCACTGTGGCCGTGCCTTCCGCGAGCGCCCGGCCCTCTTCCACCACCAGAGGatccacacaggagagaaacctgTGCGGAGACCCCGGCATGGGGCAGGCCTCTGCCCCCAGGCCAGGCCTTCTTCGGTGGTCTCATCAGATGGCTCActggggagggaagtggggcccacTCCTGCCTCTGGTCCAGCTGCAGTCTCGAAGCCTGCTGAAGCCTGA
- the LOC123930911 gene encoding zinc finger protein 324A-like isoform X2, producing the protein MCNDSEGLMAFEDVAVYFSQEEWELLDAAQKALYCHVMLENFALVASLGLSASRPRVVIQLERGEEPWVLSGTVMTPVRNAPRKPSPGSRHLAYDRVVPAEAELLGSFHDGSPPASTRVLPFTGICERGKSLEGWQGTSPSQEKKPTGVSVIYWEQLLLGPGSGEASVSLRLTSPLRPAEDCLPREKTLVTRPMPGKQLRACGREASGRGFPKIPEFEAGLTSGEGGKNLASHKSHGHPAAQEPPAWDQLGKALHMGPGLLPGEKPFECRACNKVFVKSSDLLKHLRTHTGERPYECAQCGKAFSQTSHLTQHQRIHSGETPYACPACGKAFRHSSSLVRHQRIHTAEKSFRCGECGKTFSHGSNLSQHRKIHAGGRPYACAQCGRRFCRNSHLIQHERTHTGEKPYTCALCGAAFSQGSSLFKHQRVHTGEKPFACAQCGRAFSHSSNLTQHQLLHTGERPFRCSDCGKAFAKGAVLLSHQRIHTGEKPFVCSHCGRAFRERPALFHHQRIHTGEKPVRRPRHGAGLCPQARPSSVVSSDGSLGREVGPTPASGPAAVSKPAEA; encoded by the exons GGCTTGATGGCCTTTGAGGATGTGGCCGTGTACTTCTCCCAGGAGGAGTGGGAGCTCCTGGACGCAGCCCAGAAGGCCTTGTACTGCCACGTGATGCTAGAGAACTTCGCACTTGTGGCCTCACTGG GACTCTCTGCCTCACGACCACGGGTGGTCATTCAGCTTGAGCGTGGCGAGGAGCCGTGGGTTCTCAGTGGGACAGTTATGACACCAGTCAGGAATGCTCCTAGGAAGCCCAGCCCTG GTTCCCGTCATCTGGCATACGACAGGGTTGTTCCAGCAGAAGCAGAGTTGCTGGGGTCCTTCCATGATGGCTCCCCTCCAGCATCTACAAGGGTCCTCCCCTTCACTGGCATCTGCGAGCGTGGGAAGAGCCTGGAGGGCTGGCAGGGTACTTCCCCCTCTCAGGAGAAAAAACCCACAGGGGTGTCTGTAATCTATTGGGAACAGCTCCTGCTAGGTCCTGGCAGTGGGGAGGCCAGTGTCAGTCTGCGCCTGACCTCCCCACTGAGGCCAGCTGAGGACTGCCTACCTCGGGAGAAGACCCTTGTGACCCGCCCCATGCCAGGCAAGCAGCTAAGGGCATGTGGGCGGGAGGCCTCTGGGAGAGGTTTCCCCAAAATTCCAGAATTTGAGGCTGGTCTCAcctctggggaaggaggaaagaatctGGCTAGCCACAAGTCTCATGGACACCCTgctgcccaggagcccccagcCTGGGATCAGCTGGGCAAGGCCCTCCACATGGGCCCTGGCCTCCTCCCTGGGGAGAAGCCCTTCGAATGCAGAGCATGCAACAAGGTGTTTGTGAAGAGCTCCGACTTGCTCAAGCATCTGCGCACGCACACTGGGGAGCGGCCCTATGAGTGTGCACAGTGCGGCAAGGCCTTCAGCCAGACCTCACACCTGACGCAGCACCAGCGCATCCACAGTGGGGAGACGCCATACGCGTGCCCGGCCTGCGGCAAGGCCTTCCGGCACAGCTCCTCGCTGGTGAGGCACCAGCGCATACACACCGCTGAGAAGTCCTTCCGCTGTGGCGAGTGTGGCAAGACCTTCAGCCACGGCTCCAACCTCAGCCAGCACCGCAAGATCCACGCAGGCGGGCGGCCATATGCATGCGCCCAGTGTGGCCGCCGTTTCTGCCGCAACTCACACCTGATTCAGCATGAGCGCACGCACACGGGGGAGAAGCCTTACACCTGTGCCCTTTGTGGGGCCGCCTTCAGCCAGGGTTCTTCTCTCTTCAAGCACCAGCGTGTGCACACGGGTGAGAAGCCCTTCGCCTGTGCACAGTGCGGCCGCGCCTTCAGCCACAGCTCTAACCTCACGCAGCATCAGCTGCTGCACACAGGCGAGCGGCCCTTCCGCTGCAGTGACTGCGGGAAGGCTTTTGCCAAGGGCGCGGTGTTGCTCAGCCACCAACGCATTCACACGGGCGAGAAGCCCTTCGTGTGCTCGCACTGTGGCCGTGCCTTCCGCGAGCGCCCGGCCCTCTTCCACCACCAGAGGatccacacaggagagaaacctgTGCGGAGACCCCGGCATGGGGCAGGCCTCTGCCCCCAGGCCAGGCCTTCTTCGGTGGTCTCATCAGATGGCTCActggggagggaagtggggcccacTCCTGCCTCTGGTCCAGCTGCAGTCTCGAAGCCTGCTGAAGCCTGA
- the LOC123930926 gene encoding zinc finger protein 773-like, which yields MAAAALVDLARDWGTFEDLAMYFFQEKWEILDETQRLLYPNVMLETLVLVASMGKALPLPLAVLVCLSSSSGNSSVF from the exons ATGGCGGCAGCGGCGCTGGTGGACCTGGCGCGG GACTGGGGGACCTTTGAGGACTTGGCCATGTACTTCTTCCAGGAGAAGTGGGAGATCCTTGATGAGACTCAGAGGCTCTTGTACCCCAATGTGATGCTGGAGACCTTGGTGCTTGTGGCCTCAATGGGTAAGGCCCTCCCACTCCCGCTTGCTGTTCTGGtctgtctttcctcctcttctgggaACAGCTCTGTGTTCTGA